The Mangrovibacterium diazotrophicum genome has a segment encoding these proteins:
- a CDS encoding glycoside hydrolase family 16 protein, with protein MKRVCLISYFLLAISCLTSVAQRTIQFSDLEWFVKDGFSGPGPNYWSDSSHSVWVDSNGFLHLKIRKVAGVWHCAEIYSVKEFGYGEYKFHVATNLEDYAANVIAGLFLYENDSSEIDIEFPNRGSHSLLGWYTVQPGPYSHSNHEKFALNLSGSYSTHSFIWKKDLIEFESYHGHADSLPGQNHLINRWTYVGQNIPKEGKEHLHLNLWLDEGKAPGDQKEVELVINYVHVYPEETSSPNYYAIFENAFPFYNQSDD; from the coding sequence ATGAAAAGAGTTTGTTTAATATCGTATTTTCTGCTAGCCATTAGTTGCCTGACTTCTGTGGCACAACGCACCATCCAGTTTTCCGATTTGGAATGGTTTGTCAAAGACGGTTTTTCCGGTCCTGGTCCCAATTATTGGTCGGATAGTTCGCACAGCGTTTGGGTAGATTCCAATGGCTTTTTACACTTGAAAATTCGGAAAGTTGCCGGTGTTTGGCATTGTGCCGAGATCTATTCGGTGAAAGAATTTGGTTATGGCGAATATAAATTTCATGTGGCAACCAATCTGGAGGACTATGCCGCCAACGTTATTGCCGGGCTTTTTTTATATGAAAACGACAGCTCCGAAATCGATATTGAATTTCCGAATCGCGGTTCGCATTCGTTGTTGGGTTGGTACACGGTGCAGCCAGGTCCATATTCCCACAGCAATCATGAAAAATTTGCACTGAACCTCTCCGGAAGTTACTCGACGCATTCTTTTATATGGAAGAAGGACTTGATTGAGTTTGAAAGTTACCACGGTCACGCCGACAGCTTACCAGGGCAAAATCACCTGATTAATCGATGGACGTATGTTGGGCAGAATATCCCGAAAGAGGGCAAAGAGCACTTGCATCTGAACTTGTGGTTAGATGAAGGAAAAGCGCCCGGTGACCAGAAAGAAGTAGAGCTAGTCATTAACTATGTGCACGTTTATCCGGAAGAAACGAGCAGTCCAAATTACTACGCGAT